From a single Anaeromicrobium sediminis genomic region:
- a CDS encoding GNAT family N-acetyltransferase: protein MKLKTIHEKRIIEEFLKDKNPNDYHYYYNNLESPFWENTQWFGLFNKEKLEALAMYIIKYGFPVLLCTSYSNDEYAEELAKQLKAFLPKDLYAHLNRRDNNFQGQVCKYYNMELKEHIDYKGYNAKEVVRLTKDDYDIIVNLLEKSHPEYLLEREFVEENYFFGIKDGHKLICVGGISAKNEEVAVAAIGCVTTHPDYRKKGLGTKVMVEIIKNLLGEYENICLNVKEENLPAIGCYEKLGFKKIGFFNEVITG from the coding sequence ATGAAATTAAAGACTATCCATGAAAAAAGAATCATTGAAGAATTTCTAAAGGATAAAAATCCTAATGACTATCACTATTATTATAATAATCTAGAATCTCCCTTTTGGGAAAATACTCAATGGTTTGGATTGTTTAATAAGGAAAAATTAGAAGCTTTAGCCATGTATATAATAAAATATGGATTTCCCGTACTTCTTTGTACTTCCTATTCAAATGATGAATATGCAGAAGAACTTGCTAAGCAATTAAAAGCTTTTTTACCTAAGGATTTATATGCCCATTTAAATAGAAGGGATAACAACTTCCAAGGACAAGTATGTAAATATTATAATATGGAGTTAAAGGAGCATATAGATTATAAAGGATATAATGCAAAGGAAGTAGTAAGACTGACTAAAGATGATTATGACATTATAGTAAACCTACTAGAGAAAAGTCATCCAGAGTATTTATTAGAACGGGAATTTGTTGAAGAAAATTATTTCTTTGGAATAAAAGATGGTCATAAATTAATCTGTGTAGGTGGTATAAGTGCTAAAAATGAAGAAGTGGCTGTAGCTGCAATTGGATGTGTAACTACTCACCCAGACTACAGGAAAAAAGGATTAGGAACTAAAGTCATGGTGGAGATTATAAAAAACCTATTAGGGGAGTATGAAAATATATGCTTAAATGTAAAAGAAGAAAATCTTCCTGCCATAGGATGTTATGAAAAACTGGGTTTTAAGAAAATAGGATTCTTTAATGAAGTAATAACGGGTTAA
- a CDS encoding Na+/H+ antiporter NhaC family protein: MDLLLGILLVFCSLIISIWKGFFIAYPLLIALLTFSYISMRRGYSFKSILAMAYSGVKKALIVLKIFLLIGAITSVWMASGTVAGIVYYGIKYMNPNYFILYAFLISSLMSFLLGTAFGTTSTVGVALIIMAKGGGIDLSVAAGAIIGGAYFGDRCSPMSSSANLVANLTDTNLYTNIRSMFKTGTIPYIVSMILYLVLSLRMPLTIVGSSIDNQILNTFNISFIVLLPALAILALSIFKVDVKISMVVSIIIATFISIFIQGYDFLNLIKYMTLGFKLDTSNPLYDILAGGGIIPMYKAQIIVFISCSLGGILSGTNLLSNIDDLLLRAKNSLQLFLYTIVVSIITGALGSNQTISVVLTNELMKKTYNKKGSSNYDLSINLENTAIVLTPLIPWNIAAFVPATTLGVSNIDFIPYAFYLYLIPIFSIIHYTLKEKNHNSIKRAAL; the protein is encoded by the coding sequence TTGGATCTTTTATTAGGAATACTATTAGTATTTTGTTCATTGATAATATCCATATGGAAAGGTTTTTTTATTGCTTATCCTCTTTTAATAGCCCTTTTAACCTTTTCCTATATTAGTATGAGGCGTGGATATTCATTTAAAAGTATATTAGCTATGGCTTATAGTGGGGTAAAAAAAGCTCTTATAGTTTTAAAGATTTTTTTATTAATCGGAGCCATAACATCTGTGTGGATGGCTTCTGGAACGGTGGCTGGCATAGTTTATTATGGAATTAAATATATGAATCCTAACTACTTTATCCTTTATGCCTTTTTAATTAGTTCTCTAATGTCATTTTTATTAGGAACTGCCTTTGGAACAACTTCTACAGTGGGGGTGGCCTTAATCATAATGGCAAAGGGTGGAGGTATAGACCTTAGTGTTGCAGCTGGTGCCATAATAGGTGGAGCTTATTTTGGGGATAGATGCTCTCCCATGTCATCTAGTGCAAATCTAGTTGCAAACTTGACAGATACAAATTTATATACAAATATAAGGAGTATGTTCAAGACAGGAACTATCCCTTATATAGTTTCAATGATACTATATTTAGTTCTTTCCTTAAGAATGCCCCTTACAATTGTAGGAAGTAGTATAGATAATCAAATTTTAAATACTTTTAATATAAGCTTTATAGTATTACTACCAGCTTTGGCTATACTTGCTTTATCTATTTTTAAAGTTGACGTAAAAATATCTATGGTAGTAAGTATAATAATAGCTACTTTTATTAGTATATTTATCCAAGGATATGATTTTCTAAATTTAATAAAATATATGACTTTAGGATTCAAACTAGATACGTCTAACCCTCTTTATGATATATTAGCAGGGGGAGGAATAATCCCCATGTATAAGGCACAGATAATAGTATTTATCTCCTGTTCCTTAGGTGGTATACTTAGTGGCACTAATCTATTATCTAATATAGATGATCTATTGTTAAGGGCTAAAAATTCTTTACAACTATTTTTATACACTATAGTTGTTAGTATTATTACAGGTGCATTAGGATCTAATCAAACTATTAGTGTAGTTCTTACTAATGAACTTATGAAGAAAACTTATAATAAAAAGGGGTCTAGTAACTATGATTTATCTATTAACTTAGAAAATACAGCCATAGTCCTAACACCCCTTATTCCATGGAATATAGCAGCCTTTGTTCCTGCCACAACCCTAGGCGTAAGTAATATAGATTTTATTCCCTATGCCTTTTACTTATACTTGATTCCAATATTTAGTATAATTCATTATACACTAAAAGAAAAAAATCATAATAGCATTAAAAGAGCTGCTCTTTAG
- a CDS encoding GH39 family glycosyl hydrolase produces MNDNHDFFNNQGHLPFTFTILTQKKHPMLWHKEIEIILVLSGKLNVDLGHKTYTLEKKDLLLLNTNEGHSLTHACDNTVVLSLKINPTFYKNYYSKLLDISLDCKSFLFNGENSKYEQLRHLLAKMMSIFYDNDEYAHIHLLKESLYLLEYLLSNFKGDKETIRSYEKYSHERLRRIMNFIEYNYTQKITLSDLAQMEFISVHYLSKLFKKNLSIGFHEYLSQFRLNKSMKDLLYTNKNIIDVALDNGFPNVKSYTKLFKEKHTMTPDEFRKNINSKDSYVYSDSFNIPDDYKEIIKSFITKQGISLKEDPKLNHSINVDINKPVGMHNKFEKILYFDLVYDGLNTNWQDNLKKIQQEMKFDYIRFSGIFTEGMYFYNKEENTYNWFNIDTLLDFFMKNNLKPFIELYYTSKKYSLSRWHTLLQNFLQHCIDRYGLYEVQRWKFEFSSEDRNYEKSISLYVKTINVVMKNFAKLKFGILFVPAPNFEELYFLINFENRNLDFMSVEMTEDAFLKKKSLVKELLANIRKMNLKTYFIKVENNHYLNDTSFKASYMINEILNDLDESSRQITFVDDLRSSKMFYGDLGLLTYNGFKKPTYNSFYLLTKLKGLILKKGPNYLILRNNNKFQILLYNYSEIKDYSMLTFEQYKGAKEVLIDNKTHIEVTLNLSNGKYKFKTYTLSSRSGCIFNAWIDLGASNNLTSEDLEYLNYKEQMDLSIATTYIDQSYTIREDLGNDTVKLIQIEKI; encoded by the coding sequence ATGAATGATAATCATGATTTTTTTAATAATCAAGGACATTTACCCTTTACTTTCACCATATTGACTCAAAAAAAACACCCCATGCTATGGCATAAGGAAATTGAAATTATTTTAGTTTTATCAGGGAAATTAAACGTTGATTTAGGTCACAAAACCTATACCCTAGAAAAAAAGGATTTATTATTATTAAATACTAATGAAGGTCACAGTTTAACCCACGCCTGTGACAATACGGTAGTTCTTTCCCTAAAAATAAATCCTACATTCTATAAAAACTATTATTCTAAACTCCTAGATATTTCCCTTGATTGTAAATCCTTTTTATTTAATGGGGAAAATAGTAAATATGAGCAACTACGACACTTACTAGCAAAAATGATGTCTATCTTTTATGATAATGATGAATATGCTCATATACATCTTCTAAAGGAATCTTTGTATTTATTAGAATATTTACTCTCTAATTTCAAAGGAGATAAGGAAACTATTAGGTCCTATGAAAAATACTCCCATGAAAGACTTAGACGTATAATGAATTTTATTGAGTATAATTATACACAAAAAATTACCCTATCCGATTTAGCTCAAATGGAGTTTATAAGTGTTCACTATCTGTCAAAACTCTTTAAGAAAAATCTTAGCATTGGTTTTCACGAATATCTTAGTCAATTTAGATTAAATAAATCCATGAAGGATTTGTTATATACTAATAAAAATATAATAGATGTGGCACTGGATAATGGATTTCCAAATGTGAAATCTTATACAAAACTATTTAAAGAGAAACATACTATGACTCCTGATGAATTTAGAAAAAATATAAACTCTAAAGATTCTTATGTATATAGTGATTCCTTCAACATACCTGATGACTATAAGGAAATAATAAAATCTTTCATAACAAAACAAGGAATTAGTTTAAAGGAAGATCCTAAACTAAATCACTCTATTAATGTGGATATTAATAAGCCTGTTGGAATGCATAATAAATTTGAGAAAATACTGTATTTTGACTTAGTTTATGATGGACTGAATACAAACTGGCAAGATAATTTAAAGAAAATTCAACAGGAAATGAAATTTGATTATATAAGATTTAGTGGCATATTCACAGAAGGTATGTATTTTTATAATAAGGAAGAAAATACATATAATTGGTTTAATATAGATACTTTACTAGATTTTTTTATGAAAAACAATTTAAAACCCTTTATTGAACTATATTATACTTCTAAAAAATATTCCTTAAGTAGATGGCATACCCTTCTTCAAAATTTTTTACAACATTGTATAGATAGATATGGTTTATATGAAGTTCAAAGGTGGAAATTTGAATTTTCCAGTGAAGATAGGAATTATGAAAAATCTATTAGCCTATATGTAAAAACTATAAACGTAGTAATGAAAAACTTTGCAAAATTAAAATTTGGAATTCTATTTGTTCCCGCTCCTAACTTTGAGGAACTTTATTTTCTAATTAATTTTGAAAACAGAAATTTAGATTTCATGTCTGTGGAAATGACTGAAGATGCCTTTTTAAAGAAAAAAAGTCTAGTAAAAGAACTATTGGCAAATATTAGAAAAATGAACCTAAAAACTTATTTTATAAAGGTTGAAAATAATCATTATTTAAATGATACTTCCTTTAAAGCATCCTATATGATAAACGAAATATTAAATGACTTGGATGAATCTAGTAGACAAATAACCTTTGTAGATGATCTTAGAAGTTCTAAAATGTTTTATGGAGATCTTGGACTTTTAACTTATAATGGATTTAAAAAACCTACATATAATTCCTTTTACTTACTAACTAAATTAAAGGGATTAATTCTAAAAAAGGGACCTAATTATTTAATATTGAGGAACAATAACAAATTTCAAATTTTATTATATAATTATTCTGAAATAAAAGATTATTCCATGCTAACCTTTGAACAATATAAAGGAGCTAAAGAAGTTCTTATTGACAATAAAACACACATTGAAGTTACATTAAATTTAAGCAATGGTAAATATAAGTTTAAAACTTATACTTTATCTAGTCGTAGCGGTTGTATATTTAATGCATGGATAGACCTTGGTGCTTCAAATAACTTAACTTCAGAAGATTTAGAGTATTTAAATTACAAGGAACAAATGGATTTATCTATTGCCACTACTTATATTGATCAATCTTATACTATACGAGAAGACTTAGGTAATGATACGGTAAAGCTCATTCAAATTGAAAAAATATAG